ATTGGCTGCTGTGAAAGCCGGCGGGAGGCGGGGTGTCTTCGTGGAAGTCGATGAGGGCGGCGCCGAGGGAGTGAAGGTGGATGGCAGCCTCTGAGATTTGCTGGCTGGCGGGGAGGAAGTTTGCGAAGAGCTGCGGGGAGAGGCCACGTTCGGCGATCTCGTTGAGAGCGAGAAAGGGGTCGGCGTTGAGGGCAACTGAGAGCGGGGCGTGCTTGCGGACCTCGTTCTTCATGGCCCGGATGGCTTCATCGAGGGTGTTGACGACGAAGTCGCAGGCTCCGGTGCGGACTACCTCACGGACGTGGGTTGGATTGTTGTCGACGGCGAGGGAGACGGCTCCGACTACGTTAGCGGCTATGGAGAGGGCTGCGCCTTGCGGGTCGAGTCCGAGGGAGAGGATGAGAGAGCCTCCCCAGTCTCGACGGAGTTGGTGAAGGACTGTGTAGGTGCGGAGGATTTGGGGTTGGATATCACCGGGAGTGGCTTGCGGGGGCATTCGAAGAGAATCGTATCAGCTACATACCTTCCGTATTGACCGTCACCCGGGAACAATCCCGCGATTACCGACGGTTCAAGAACGCTACTTCGGGTCCGCATCGATGCGAGTTCATCCTGCCCCCCCATGACTTCAGAGTCTCAAGTCGTTCTCGTTGACTCACCTTTCAGATCTCTGCTTCACCTTCACACCATCGCTTCGAATTACGGCGGGCGTGGGGTTGGTTTCGCCTGGCCGGAACAGGCCTGAAACCACGGCGTGGATTTGCTTCCCGTTGTCTCCTATCACGAACTTGAGGTGGATCCTCTGCCCCGGGGTCACGCCAGGAGGTGGAGGAAAATCAATCTCCGCACTGCCGGTGCAGTCCGGATTCACCGTGTAGGTCCTCATCTGCCCTTCCCTGAAACCATTCTCGTTCGTGGCGCCGGGGGATGGCACACCGTTGACTATGGTGAAGTCCACTTGAGTGAAATGGCCCGTGCCGCCAAAATGCATCATGGACACGCCAGCCTGGCCGAATGCTACTCCGGTTGCGGGAGGCTGGGTGGAAGGCGGGATGACCAGAATCGTCTTCAACTCCGCTTCAAAAGATAGCGGCGGCCGCGAAAGGTAAATCAACTAACTTGCTTGTCTGCCACTCCGACCGGATCATCCGGCAGGATGTCGGATGTCGGTGCATTTCGCGTCGCGTTGAATCACTGTCAAACTGACGTCGTCGCAGAGCGGACTACCGTTCGCGAAGTCCTGCAAGGTGGCGAGGAGCATCATGAGCGTGGCCTGAGCGGATGGCGATTCGGCGTGTCGTAATGCCACTAGCATCCGATCCAACCCGAACTCTTCCTCGGAAGTGTTGCGGCATTCGAGTACACCATCGGAGTATGTGACAAGCGTGTCGCCGGGTTCTAGAATCAGTTCGCCCGACTCGTACTCCGCACCTTCGATAGCACCCAACAGTGGGCCGCCCCTCTCGATCAGCTCAGTCCGTCCATCGGCGCGAAGCAATATTGGCGGGAAATGGCCGGCATTGCAGTAAGTTAGTTCTCCACTATGGCAGTCAATCTGCGCGAGAAATGCCGTTACGAACGGCGCAACTGGGCGCAGATAGCAGAGGTGGCGATTGATTTCCGAGGCGATCTTTGCCGGGTCAGAATCTGGACGGCCGTAACTTTGCAAAAGCCCTGCCAGATTGGTGAACCACATTCCAGCCGCAACGCCTTTACCGGCAATGTCTCCGTGCGCCACAAGAATCCTGGAACCGGTTTGCAAGTACGTCGTGAAATCCCCGGAGAGAAAGCGCGCCGCGAAGACCTCGCTTGCGAACTGTAAACCGCCGTAGCGCAACTCATGCGGACCGCTTAGTTTGCGCTGGATCTGTGCGGCCTCGAACAACTGAGAATGGAGATCAAGTCTCTCTCGCAGGAGTGAGTCCACCTCGTCCTGTAGTGACACACTCGATAGCGGGGGCGGCATCGACGACATGATCGAGGACGGACGCATGCTGTAACTTCGGAGTCCACCGTTGATTCGTAACTTGCCTTTACTCTTTGGTAGTGCTCTCCCATCGTTCATCATCTACCCCATTTCGATTCTGATCGCTGCTCTAACCGACGAACCGATAACCTGTTCCATGCACTGTGAGGAAGTACTGTGGTTGTTCGGGATCGGGCTCAAGTTTTTGGCGGAGACGTACCAGGTGCGTATCCACGGTCCGGGTTGATGGGTAATTCGCGTATCCCCAAACGTCTTCCAGAAGACGATCACGACTCAGAGTCTCGCCGGAATGACAGATGAAATACTTCAACAGCTCGAATTCTGTGGAGGAAACCTCGAGAGCCTTGCCTGATTTGAGCACTCGACGACGACGCAGATCGACTTCCACGTTACCGAAGGAGTGTTGATCCTTATCTTTGGGAACGACTGCCGTGCGTCGCAACACGGCCTTCACTCGCGCCAGCAACTCGCGGATTGAGAACGGCTTGGTCACATAGTCGTCAGCGCCGAGTTCGAGGCCCACCACCTTGTCTAGTTCCTGGCCGCGGGCAGTCAGCATGATAATCGGGATGGAACCGCGTTGAGCGCGTAACTGCTTGCATACCTCCAGTCCGCTCATCCGGGGCATCATGACATCCAGGACCACAAGGTCGGGAGACTCTTCCAGCGCTCGCCGAAGGCCTTCGATCCCATCGCCCGCTGTAAGCACTTCGTAGCCTTCAAACTCGAAATTGTCTCGGAGTCCAGCCACCATATTGGGCTCGTCCTCCACCACAAGAATTCTCGCTGGCCTCGGCGCTTCAGTTACCTTCGCCTTCTCTTGCTGTCTCATGCCGACATCCCTTTCGCCTGCTGAACCGCTGAAGTCTGCACCGGTAAAGTAATGATGAACTTGCTGCCGTGACCGGGCTCACTCTCAACCGCAACTTCACCCCCGTGAGCCTGCACGATGTGGCGCACAAGAGACAGCCCCAGTCCGCTTCCCTTGGTGTTATGCACCAGTGGATCGCACACACGATAGAACTTCTCGAAGATCTTGGGCTGTTCCTTCTCGGGAATGCCGATTCCGTGATCCACGACCTCAAGGTTGACGCCGCCATTGTGCCGGTATAGATGTACGCCAAGATATTTCTCTGTCGCCGAGTACTTCACCGCATTGTTCACCAGATTCAGCAGCGAACGCGCAATCGCTTCGCGATCCACCCACACTTGTGGCAGATCCTTGTCGATCTTCTCTTCGAACTGGAACCCGTTCTGCTCGATTTCAAAACGATAAGATTCCAGCGTGCTCCGCACCAGATCAGCCACATCGGTTTCGCGGAAGCTGTATTCCTTCTTGCCTGACTCAATACGAGAGAAGTCCAGAATATTGTTGATCAGCGAAGTCAACCGCTCACTCTCTTTGCGAATGATCTCGTAATATTCTTGACGTTTTACAGGATTGGCGATGCGTCCCATTTCCAGCGTCTCTGCGTAAAGCCGGATGAGCGCCAGAGGTGTTCTCAACTCGTGCGAGACGTTCGAGACAAAATCGGATTTCAATTTCGCCAGTGCAAGTTCTCGCGCGACGTTTCGATAGGCGAGCAGCATTCCTCCACCCATCAGCAGTGAAAGCGCTCCAAGAATAAGGAAGGCTGTCCGCACAAAGTGGTTGCTGATGTTCGCAATCGTAGTCCCGTGCAGCTTGATTCCCAGGATCAGCCCAGGGAAGACACCGTCAAAACTGCGCTCTACTTCTGGCGTACCTCCATCCCAGCAAATCGAAGCGGCCAAAGGAGTGTGCTCCTTTGCAGTCCGCACCATGATCACAGGTTGAGGATGGGATGTATCGTTCTTGTTCTGATTTGGCAGCACCTCGTTCAGCGCTTGCGGAAAAAACTTGTTACTCAGATAGTCAGTATCGTAGACAAACCCTGCCAGAGCGGGATGCTCCGCGGTAGAACCGCGAGGCATGAAGAACACCAAAGACTGATACTGCATCTTGTCGCCCCTGGTTGCCCAGAGGTTGGTAAGGTAGACGTGCCGCCCTTCGGTCGCCTCGCTCTTCTTCAGTTTGGCGATCCAGTCGCTGGAGTCCAGATCAAGCCAAGGCCCCATCATGGATGAGAACTTCTTGCCTTCTTCAACAAATTGAGGATCGCTCATCCGATCAGGCTGAGATTGACTCTCAAGGTGGCCTTTCCCGGTCCACAGAAACGTATGCGCAATGTCTGGGTGTGCCGCCAGAAAAGCCTCGAGTTCGTCACCCTGGTGCGCATCAGGAAATTTCGCCCTGGCTTCCTCGGTGATCTCATAAGCGCGCGCATCAATCCGCTTTTCGGCGATAGCTAAGACCTCTTGATACTCCACTTGAAAGACGGCCTCGATCGCTTTCTCACGCTGTATGGTCCTGAGGTGCTTTACATTGGCCACGATGAGGGCGGCCGCAGGCAGCATAACTCCCAGCATGAACACCAGCATGCGTGGGCGCTCGGACCAACGCCGAACTAGAAACTTCAACATAAGCGCGCTTTCGGAGAGGCGCCTGTGCGCTTTCGGAGAGAGGCTCCCCATTTCCATCGGATTGAAGAATAAGCGAGGAAACTCGGCGATATGTCACAAAGACGCAACAAATTGCAAAAAGTTGTGAACTTAAGAAAAGAAGACCCGGCAAGATGGTTTCTACGCCTAAGTGCTTGGTTAGCTATATACTTAGAGCGGATCAAGCAGATCACACCTCTGCCATACTCATAGGGTAGTCCGCGCTATGGAACTGATCAATCCCGCAGATCATCGCGGGGCGCTGAGTGGGCCATTGTGAGAGCAGGCACATGAGCAAGGTACGGAAGCTAACTGTACAACGGGAATCTGGCGGAGCTGAATCTTCCGAAGCGATCCGAAGTCAGCTTCTGGGAACTCCCCCACGCCTTCTGGATTCCGCCCGGATAACGGGCAAACCAGAAATTGACCGTCAGATGGCGCGAACAGAGCAATGCGCTCACCGAGGTGTGCGGGGCGACCATTCATGTGCTGTCATTGCGTTCAGGATGACGGCGTAGAACAGACAAAAGCAGCGGTAAGAGCTTTCTTGAGCGGTGCCACTCATGCGCAAAAGCATGCATAATGGGGCACCCGGCTGATGTCACTTCCCTATCAAAAAAATGAGGTTCGCTGCGCTCGAATTAAGCTACAATTCCGGGCACCATCGGCTGAACATACAGGCAAGTCTTAGATTACTCTCCGAGATTCGACGAACGAAGGTTAAGGCATCAGGGCCCTTAGTCCACGTACGCACATTGAGGAGGTTTCATGAAGCGCTTTTTTGCCGCGTTACTGCTTGTTTTCTTCGCTTCGCTTGCCGCAGGTGCGGAGCAGTTGATTCCAGCCGGTTCGGTCATGCAGTGCATGGTGTCCGAGCCCAACCTCTCCTCCAAGAGAGCGCACATCGGAGACCCGGTGCTCTGTCAGGTGAGCCATGCTGAAATGTACGGACGATCGGTGTTTCCGTACGGGAGCTACATGGTCGGCCGTTTCGAAGACTACAAAGATCCCGGGCACTTCGTTGGCAAGGGCTGGATGGAGCTGAAGTTTAATCGGATGGTGGTTGGAAACGATACCGTGATCCCGATTTCGACGCGGGTTGTCGCAACCTCGGGGAAGAATCCTGTGGACCGCGATGGGAAGATTCATGGGACGGGACACGCGGTTCGCGATACCGTGGAGTGGATGATCCCGGTGCTTTGGCCGATCGACCTGATCAATCTGCCGCGGCGTGGACCGTATCCAACACTGAAGCCGGAGACGCGCTTGACGGTCATGGTCCTGGACGACTTCGGGATTCCGACAAAGTCCGAGGTGCAGCATCAACCTGAGCTGATCTCCCGTTATAACTATGCCGATGCTACGCCGGCGCAGCAGGCGGCACCGATCGAGCGCGTTTCAGTGCAGTCGGCGCCGATCGAGCGCGCGTATGCGCAGCCTGGACAGCCGGCACCGGTTCAGCAAGCATATGCTCAGCCAAGCCCGACGGTAGTCATTGTGCAGGCTCCTGCACAAGCTCCCACGATTATCCAGCAGCCTTTTCCGGTTGAGGTGCAGCCCCCGGTGTTTTACGGGTATCCTCCTGCTCCGGTGGCTTACGCGTACCCTCCAATGGCTTATGGATACGGATATCCTCCGATCGCATACCGAGGGTATTACAGGGGCTACTAGGTAAGAGCAGCTGGGAATGTTTGTAAAAGAAGCTCCGGACCTGGCCCCGGAGCTTCTTTTTTTGCGGTCTGTTCCCTCTGAACGATTGCTTCAACAGGAAAACGATTCGGTGGCTGCAAAGGTCTGGTTCGCAGCCACCGCTTGTCTGGTACTTGTTCCTTCGGAGTTACTCGCCGTAGTAGTCGAGGCCGAGGTGGGTGATCAG
The Edaphobacter bradus genome window above contains:
- a CDS encoding PP2C family protein-serine/threonine phosphatase, encoding MFEAAQIQRKLSGPHELRYGGLQFASEVFAARFLSGDFTTYLQTGSRILVAHGDIAGKGVAAGMWFTNLAGLLQSYGRPDSDPAKIASEINRHLCYLRPVAPFVTAFLAQIDCHSGELTYCNAGHFPPILLRADGRTELIERGGPLLGAIEGAEYESGELILEPGDTLVTYSDGVLECRNTSEEEFGLDRMLVALRHAESPSAQATLMMLLATLQDFANGSPLCDDVSLTVIQRDAKCTDIRHPAG
- a CDS encoding sensor histidine kinase, with the protein product MLVFMLGVMLPAAALIVANVKHLRTIQREKAIEAVFQVEYQEVLAIAEKRIDARAYEITEEARAKFPDAHQGDELEAFLAAHPDIAHTFLWTGKGHLESQSQPDRMSDPQFVEEGKKFSSMMGPWLDLDSSDWIAKLKKSEATEGRHVYLTNLWATRGDKMQYQSLVFFMPRGSTAEHPALAGFVYDTDYLSNKFFPQALNEVLPNQNKNDTSHPQPVIMVRTAKEHTPLAASICWDGGTPEVERSFDGVFPGLILGIKLHGTTIANISNHFVRTAFLILGALSLLMGGGMLLAYRNVARELALAKLKSDFVSNVSHELRTPLALIRLYAETLEMGRIANPVKRQEYYEIIRKESERLTSLINNILDFSRIESGKKEYSFRETDVADLVRSTLESYRFEIEQNGFQFEEKIDKDLPQVWVDREAIARSLLNLVNNAVKYSATEKYLGVHLYRHNGGVNLEVVDHGIGIPEKEQPKIFEKFYRVCDPLVHNTKGSGLGLSLVRHIVQAHGGEVAVESEPGHGSKFIITLPVQTSAVQQAKGMSA
- a CDS encoding response regulator transcription factor, with the protein product MRQQEKAKVTEAPRPARILVVEDEPNMVAGLRDNFEFEGYEVLTAGDGIEGLRRALEESPDLVVLDVMMPRMSGLEVCKQLRAQRGSIPIIMLTARGQELDKVVGLELGADDYVTKPFSIRELLARVKAVLRRTAVVPKDKDQHSFGNVEVDLRRRRVLKSGKALEVSSTEFELLKYFICHSGETLSRDRLLEDVWGYANYPSTRTVDTHLVRLRQKLEPDPEQPQYFLTVHGTGYRFVG